The proteins below come from a single Prochlorococcus marinus str. MIT 9215 genomic window:
- a CDS encoding vitamin K epoxide reductase family protein gives MALKTLNRRNKKDLKWPKIIIAILSTIGIVDTGSITLKNWGLFTSLSCPGMQNGCETVLNSPWGTLFENNQVNIPLSLAGFITYLSILVITIVLSLNLISPKEKLNKFLWWLVFLISCASSTFSFLLINIMFFKIQAYCFFCILSAILSFSIFIISIIGAKFESREPMIFKGFIVAISVLLGGLIWSTNVDPSNAIDVAKPTENVSPIITTSSSPQKVKFAKFLNENNIIMYSAYWCPHCHDQKQLFGNEAVKELKVVECAKDGKDNEYELCQTKGISGFPSWEINGEIISGTRDLNELAAKTDYQGDLNF, from the coding sequence ATGGCCCTCAAGACTTTAAACAGAAGAAATAAAAAAGATTTGAAATGGCCAAAAATCATAATTGCAATCCTTAGCACTATAGGCATAGTTGATACAGGTTCGATTACTTTAAAAAACTGGGGATTATTTACTTCGCTTTCATGCCCAGGGATGCAAAATGGTTGTGAAACAGTTTTAAATAGTCCTTGGGGTACTTTATTTGAAAATAATCAAGTTAATATACCTCTCTCATTAGCTGGATTTATAACATATTTATCAATATTAGTTATCACAATAGTACTTTCGCTTAATTTAATTTCCCCAAAAGAAAAACTAAATAAGTTTTTATGGTGGTTAGTATTTCTAATTTCTTGTGCGTCATCAACATTTAGCTTTTTATTGATAAATATAATGTTTTTCAAGATTCAAGCATATTGCTTTTTTTGTATACTTTCAGCAATTTTATCGTTTTCTATCTTTATAATTTCTATTATTGGAGCAAAGTTCGAAAGTAGAGAACCTATGATTTTTAAAGGTTTTATTGTAGCAATTAGTGTCCTGCTGGGGGGCCTAATTTGGTCAACAAACGTTGACCCCTCTAATGCAATTGATGTTGCAAAACCTACTGAAAATGTATCACCAATAATTACCACTTCAAGCTCTCCCCAGAAGGTAAAGTTTGCGAAATTTTTAAATGAAAACAATATTATTATGTATAGTGCATACTGGTGCCCGCATTGCCACGATCAGAAACAATTATTTGGTAATGAAGCAGTTAAAGAATTAAAAGTAGTTGAATGCGCTAAAGATGGTAAAGATAATGAGTATGAGCTATGCCAAACTAAAGGAATCAGTGGTTTTCCTTCTTGGGAAATAAATGGAGAAATTATTAGTGGTACGCGTGA